In Phragmites australis chromosome 17, lpPhrAust1.1, whole genome shotgun sequence, the following are encoded in one genomic region:
- the LOC133896560 gene encoding protein LURP-one-related 5-like has translation MAIVGQEYCDPEERVLTVRKTSHFSPGDGFAAYDHRTGGLTFRVDTYGRGQGGGAASAGDLALLGPAGEPILTVRRRRPSLHQRWEGFLGARADGEKPLFSARRSSFLGGSAAGAVIELLSPVPSSAAPVLLRVDGSFPRRCCRVVAPRGEGEKDAVVAEIRRKVDEAARVVMGMDVFVLRVSAGFDAAFAMGIVLVLDQIAGDDAGVDTGADIIDAKI, from the coding sequence ATGGCGATTGTGGGCCAGGAGTACTGCGACCCCGAGGAGCGGGTGCTGACGGTGCGCAAGACGTCGCACTTCTCCCCCGGCGACGGCTTCGCGGCCTACGACCACCGCACGGGCGGCCTCACCTTCCGCGTCGACACCTACGGCCGCGGTCAGGGCGGGGGCGCGGCCTCGGCGGGCGACCTCGCGCTCCTTGGCCCCGCGGGGGAGCCCATCCTcaccgtgcgccgccgccgcccgtcccTGCACCAGCGATGGGAGGGCTTCCTCGGCGCCCGCGCCGATGGCGAGAAACCGCTCTTCTCCGCGCGCCGCTCATCCTTCCTCGGCGGCTCCGCGGCCGGCGCCGTCATCGAGCTCCTCTCCCCGGTCCCCTCCTCTGCTGCCCCGGTTCTGCTCCGCGTCGACGGCTCCTTCCCGCGGCGGTGCTGCCGCGTTGTGGCGCCCAGGGGCGAAGGGGAGAAGGATGCGGTGGTGGCGGAGATCAGGAGGAAGGTGGACGAGGCGGCGCGGGTGGTGATGGGCATGGACGTGTTCGTGCTAAGGGTGAGCGCGGGGTTCGACGCGGCGTTCGCCATGGGGATCGTCCTCGTGCTTGACCAGATCGCCGGGGACGATGCAGGCGTCGACACCGGAGCGGACATCATCGACGCCAAGATTTGA